One Ureaplasma urealyticum serovar 8 str. ATCC 27618 genomic window carries:
- a CDS encoding Holliday junction resolvase RecU: protein MTNKNNGMHLEVLINKSIALFNLQYQAFFKKRYVDIVIKNVDHCFVQGKIKQKSETDYYGFYQGNYFDFEAKQTNKNAFLIKQIQPHQLAHLYLIHKNCGFAFLIISFINHNLYFIITFQQLVNYYQKTKRKSIPLHWFKEHCVALEIIFPGVINFKKMIDDLKLKYYNN from the coding sequence ATGACTAATAAAAACAATGGCATGCATCTTGAAGTTCTAATTAATAAATCGATTGCTTTATTTAATTTACAATATCAAGCGTTTTTTAAAAAACGTTATGTTGATATCGTAATTAAAAATGTTGATCATTGTTTTGTACAAGGAAAAATTAAACAAAAAAGCGAAACGGATTATTATGGATTTTATCAAGGTAATTATTTTGATTTTGAAGCCAAGCAAACTAATAAAAACGCTTTTTTAATCAAACAAATCCAACCACATCAATTAGCTCATTTATATTTAATCCACAAAAACTGTGGTTTTGCTTTTTTAATTATTAGTTTTATTAATCATAACTTATATTTCATTATCACTTTTCAACAATTAGTTAACTACTATCAAAAAACAAAACGAAAATCAATTCCTCTTCATTGATTTAAAGAACATTGTGTTGCATTAGAAATAATTTTTCCTGGAGTTATTAATTTTAAAAAAATGATTGATGATTTAAAACTAAAATACTACAACAACTAA
- the efp gene encoding elongation factor P, with protein sequence MATIIQAKDLRAGHTFLYKGSIYQVIENSFNKTAMREGIVKCKVKNLRTGAITVEVLTGEKVEQAIIEKSKMTFSYDDGSGYVFMDNETYEQISIPYNQLSWEKNFIEEGTEVSVMRYDGELMGVSLPDQLVVTIVEAEEAVQGNSVQNATKRAWLASKWEFQVPQFIKSGEKVIINPSNGQYVGRAK encoded by the coding sequence ATGGCAACAATTATTCAAGCAAAAGATTTGCGTGCTGGGCATACTTTTTTGTATAAGGGTAGTATTTATCAAGTAATTGAAAACTCATTTAATAAAACAGCTATGCGTGAAGGAATTGTAAAATGTAAAGTTAAAAATTTGCGCACTGGTGCAATTACTGTTGAAGTTTTAACTGGTGAAAAAGTTGAACAAGCAATAATTGAAAAATCAAAAATGACATTTAGTTATGATGATGGTAGCGGATATGTATTTATGGACAATGAAACATATGAACAAATCTCAATTCCTTATAATCAATTAAGTTGAGAAAAAAACTTTATTGAAGAAGGTACTGAAGTAAGTGTTATGCGTTATGATGGTGAATTAATGGGTGTAAGTTTACCAGATCAGTTAGTAGTAACAATTGTTGAAGCAGAAGAAGCAGTTCAAGGTAACTCAGTTCAAAACGCTACTAAACGAGCATGATTAGCATCAAAATGAGAATTTCAAGTTCCACAATTTATTAAATCTGGTGAAAAAGTAATTATTAATCCATCAAATGGTCAATATGTAGGAAGAGCTAAATAA
- a CDS encoding transcription antitermination protein NusB: MKTQWAKRVKLFQFVYHWLITKKNKTIALKSALVDFELDVSWLSVSEYILDNCEQLIKMIKPFINKDWTFERLSYVEQALLLSAYGEYLVLKTPKKIIIDQTLITTHNYSNDESYKFINAILDQLLN; encoded by the coding sequence ATGAAAACTCAATGAGCCAAACGTGTAAAGTTATTTCAATTTGTTTACCATTGATTAATCACAAAAAAAAATAAAACAATTGCTTTAAAAAGTGCTTTAGTTGATTTTGAATTAGATGTTAGTTGATTAAGTGTTAGTGAGTATATTTTAGATAATTGCGAACAATTAATTAAAATGATAAAACCATTTATTAATAAAGATTGAACATTTGAACGTTTATCATATGTTGAACAAGCTTTATTATTAAGTGCCTATGGTGAATATTTAGTTTTAAAAACACCAAAAAAAATTATTATTGATCAAACTTTAATTACAACTCATAATTATTCAAATGATGAATCATATAAATTTATTAATGCGATTTTAGATCAGTTATTAAATTAA
- a CDS encoding RsmE family RNA methyltransferase, whose translation MQRYFVSKIKDKKVYFYDSDVHHIKNVMRMRLHDEIIVINETQAFIAEIINLEPLHATIIKPYFNDCELSTKIDLFQASIKPNNFEWIVQKACELGINSIYQTIFKRTYNSTLIKNNRISTIIKEACEQARRNYLVNYYEQFSFSELLKVLLNYDLILVAYENEKQIFLNDIFKENSTYQKIALVIGPEGGFEQEEIALLKKINNVVCISLTKTILRSETASLYLLANLINKLI comes from the coding sequence ATGCAACGTTATTTTGTTTCTAAAATTAAAGATAAAAAAGTTTATTTTTATGATTCTGATGTGCACCATATTAAAAATGTTATGCGTATGCGTTTGCATGATGAGATTATTGTTATTAATGAAACACAAGCTTTTATTGCTGAAATTATTAATCTTGAACCATTACATGCAACAATTATTAAACCTTATTTTAATGATTGTGAATTAAGTACTAAAATTGATTTATTTCAAGCTAGTATTAAACCTAATAATTTTGAATGAATTGTTCAAAAAGCATGTGAATTAGGAATTAATAGTATCTATCAAACAATTTTTAAAAGAACTTATAATAGTACACTAATTAAAAATAATCGCATTTCAACTATTATTAAAGAAGCTTGTGAACAAGCGCGACGCAATTATTTAGTTAATTATTATGAACAATTTAGTTTTAGTGAATTATTAAAAGTATTGCTAAATTATGATTTAATCTTAGTAGCTTATGAAAATGAAAAGCAAATTTTTTTAAATGATATTTTTAAAGAAAATTCAACCTATCAAAAAATTGCTTTAGTAATTGGTCCAGAGGGTGGTTTTGAACAAGAAGAAATTGCATTATTAAAAAAAATTAATAATGTTGTTTGTATTAGTTTAACAAAAACCATTTTAAGATCAGAAACTGCAAGCCTTTATTTACTTGCAAATCTTATTAATAAACTTATATAA
- the greA gene encoding transcription elongation factor GreA produces MAKYTISKHRLEELQLELREILDVKWPAITKQLQDAREQGDLSENADYDAAKNEQAALKKRKDEIEEILENYELIEDVMRSTDEVSIGSTIEIYNYQKDHKEVITLVGSMDSDPFANKISMDTPLGKAVVKQKEGSEVTVHTLASPYKVKIIKIID; encoded by the coding sequence ATGGCAAAGTATACGATTTCAAAGCATCGTCTTGAAGAATTGCAATTAGAATTAAGAGAGATTTTAGATGTTAAATGACCTGCAATTACAAAACAATTACAAGACGCTCGTGAACAAGGTGATTTATCTGAAAATGCTGATTATGACGCAGCTAAAAATGAACAAGCAGCATTAAAAAAACGTAAGGATGAAATTGAAGAAATTTTAGAGAATTATGAATTAATTGAAGATGTAATGCGTTCAACAGATGAAGTTTCTATTGGTTCTACAATTGAAATTTATAATTATCAAAAAGATCATAAAGAAGTGATTACATTGGTTGGATCAATGGATTCAGACCCTTTTGCAAATAAAATTTCAATGGACACACCACTTGGAAAAGCTGTTGTAAAACAAAAAGAAGGTAGTGAAGTTACTGTACATACTTTAGCATCACCTTATAAAGTGAAGATTATTAAAATTATTGATTAA
- a CDS encoding tRNA1(Val) (adenine(37)-N6)-methyltransferase, with translation MQKKYIKNTLGFDTNLFVYQDKQMFNYSVDTVLLANFISLSSKTKKVLEIGTNNAALSIFLASRKEDMNIDAIEIQSEAIDLALLNVKENHLEKQINIIHADFNEYWKTFDKIENNKYDAIICNPPFYKQDKIIPSTKKPLKTLALYEIALNFEQIMQGCAKIIKQKANLAMVIPTTRLVDLLEMMRKYQFEPKRIKMIYPRIYEQSNLVLVEARYKTGWGTHFEPNLYLHYEDKQNHEYTKEVLKWYKPIKFKKSNEGEAK, from the coding sequence ATGCAAAAAAAATATATCAAAAATACTTTGGGTTTTGATACAAACTTATTTGTATATCAAGATAAACAAATGTTTAATTATTCAGTTGATACTGTTTTATTAGCTAATTTTATTAGTTTATCTTCAAAAACAAAAAAGGTTTTAGAAATAGGAACAAACAATGCAGCATTAAGCATTTTTTTAGCGTCACGAAAAGAAGATATGAATATTGATGCCATTGAAATTCAATCAGAAGCAATTGATTTAGCATTATTAAATGTTAAAGAAAACCATCTTGAAAAACAAATTAATATTATTCATGCAGATTTTAATGAATATTGAAAAACTTTTGATAAAATTGAAAACAATAAATATGATGCAATAATTTGTAATCCTCCTTTTTATAAACAAGATAAAATTATTCCATCAACTAAAAAACCATTAAAAACACTTGCTTTATATGAAATTGCGCTTAACTTTGAACAAATTATGCAAGGTTGTGCTAAAATCATTAAACAAAAAGCTAATTTAGCAATGGTTATTCCTACAACACGTTTGGTTGATCTTTTGGAAATGATGCGAAAATATCAATTTGAGCCAAAACGAATTAAAATGATTTATCCTCGGATTTATGAACAATCAAATTTAGTATTAGTAGAAGCGCGTTATAAAACTGGTTGAGGAACACATTTTGAACCTAATCTTTATTTACATTATGAAGATAAACAAAATCATGAATATACTAAAGAAGTTTTAAAATGATATAAACCAATTAAATTTAAGAAAAGTAATGAGGGAGAAGCAAAATAA
- a CDS encoding deoxyribonuclease IV, translating to MDKYNLIIGSHVSLKANDFFYGSVKEALSYGANTLMVYTGAPQNTRRQPIELFKINEAHNLLKEHNIDLNNLIVHAPYIINPCSSKKYVRELAKEFLIQEIERTQFMGITKIVLHPGSCLDQDEDIALKQVYTMLNEIFATINTNVVVCLETMSGKGSEIGINLKQLKTIIDNVDSKKNIGVCLDTCHMSDSGIALDHDSFNQYLKEFDAQIGIDYIKVLHINDSKNPRGANKDRHENLGYGTIGFDNLINIIYHPLLNNIPKILETPWFDFHDQSISLYEYEIKMIRDRKWFDIKYKLLVGNK from the coding sequence ATGGATAAATATAATTTAATTATTGGTAGTCATGTAAGCCTTAAAGCTAATGATTTTTTTTATGGTAGTGTAAAAGAAGCACTATCTTATGGCGCTAATACATTAATGGTTTATACGGGCGCTCCACAAAATACAAGACGTCAACCAATTGAATTATTTAAAATTAATGAAGCTCATAATTTATTAAAAGAACATAATATAGATTTGAATAATTTAATTGTTCATGCCCCATATATCATTAATCCTTGTTCTTCTAAAAAATATGTTCGTGAGCTTGCTAAAGAATTTTTAATTCAAGAAATTGAACGCACTCAATTCATGGGAATTACTAAAATCGTTTTACATCCTGGGTCATGTTTAGATCAAGATGAGGATATCGCTTTAAAACAAGTTTATACAATGTTAAATGAAATTTTTGCAACTATTAACACTAATGTAGTTGTTTGCTTAGAAACTATGTCTGGTAAAGGTTCTGAAATTGGAATTAATTTAAAACAATTAAAAACCATTATTGACAATGTCGATTCTAAAAAAAATATTGGTGTTTGTTTAGATACTTGTCATATGAGTGATAGTGGTATAGCTTTAGATCATGATAGTTTTAATCAATATTTAAAAGAATTTGATGCTCAAATTGGGATTGACTATATTAAAGTATTACATATTAATGATTCTAAAAATCCTCGTGGTGCAAATAAAGACCGTCATGAAAATTTAGGTTATGGAACAATTGGCTTTGACAATTTAATTAATATTATTTATCATCCATTGTTAAATAATATTCCCAAAATTCTAGAAACACCCTGATTTGATTTTCACGACCAATCAATTTCATTATATGAATATGAAATAAAAATGATTCGTGATCGTAAATGGTTTGATATTAAATACAAATTATTAGTTGGCAATAAATAA
- a CDS encoding DnaA ATPase domain-containing protein produces the protein MNNNEIEDELDLENFNYQKALEVPNLKAINLTENEFNLHFWDIVGVYRSYLNNLKEPNDSGYIYELNRNEYNHLCLVVIKKESKVDKVKKNYILNTIKNMDYDISLTDDSQIFSKKSEILDNDLLVERNKLINFFLEEARKNKKQSANKEDNITTNDQQLKSAFIYGDFGVGKSIITQAYTNTISLKYNLKIAYITLNELFKNVIQFFNYKDISDSVVNELINELSNIDVLVIDDFSSGNLNYWSISTILMPIIENRLKSMKQTIFISNFSIEQLNNSTKNIANIEEQKAKLRLFNRIECLTYGNVFKIKGPSIFKVTNNL, from the coding sequence ATGAATAATAATGAAATTGAAGACGAGTTAGATTTAGAAAATTTTAATTATCAAAAAGCATTAGAAGTTCCTAATCTTAAAGCAATTAACTTAACAGAAAATGAATTTAATTTACATTTTTGAGATATAGTTGGAGTTTATCGCTCTTATTTAAATAATCTAAAAGAACCAAATGATAGTGGTTATATTTATGAGTTAAATCGTAACGAATACAATCATTTGTGTTTAGTAGTGATTAAAAAAGAAAGTAAAGTTGATAAAGTTAAAAAAAATTATATTTTAAATACGATCAAAAATATGGATTATGATATTTCATTAACAGATGATAGTCAAATTTTTTCTAAAAAAAGCGAAATATTAGATAATGATTTGTTAGTAGAGAGAAATAAATTAATTAATTTTTTTTTAGAAGAAGCACGAAAAAATAAAAAACAATCAGCAAACAAAGAAGACAATATCACTACTAATGATCAACAATTAAAATCTGCTTTTATCTATGGCGATTTTGGTGTAGGCAAATCAATAATTACTCAAGCCTATACTAATACAATTTCATTAAAATATAATTTAAAAATTGCCTATATAACTTTGAATGAATTATTTAAAAATGTTATTCAATTTTTTAATTATAAAGATATCTCTGATTCAGTAGTCAACGAATTAATTAATGAACTTTCAAATATTGATGTTTTAGTAATTGATGATTTTTCTAGTGGCAATTTAAATTATTGATCAATTTCAACGATATTAATGCCTATTATTGAAAATAGATTAAAATCAATGAAGCAAACTATTTTTATTTCTAATTTTTCAATCGAACAATTAAATAATTCAACAAAAAATATAGCAAATATCGAAGAACAAAAAGCTAAATTACGTTTATTTAATCGAATTGAATGTCTTACATATGGTAATGTTTTTAAAATAAAAGGACCTAGTATTTTTAAAGTTACAAATAATTTATAA
- a CDS encoding replication initiation and membrane attachment family protein produces the protein MDIVIKKNCNFIKNENYLYSFYTPLIGIQATAMYSWFVNRENIFNKKGIINLTREYLLNELNISINTYNNLITKLVNVDLIKIYCIENNQQQIIEVFRPLNFNEFSNIEKFNEELKNNVSNDHYKILNLLNKENSINNNRLIDLSTQFKTNYSNSFENKLDKIKKIILDEYQLSLQINESVKLSILNFFKKYKFSVNEMANLIKNNLINNIDFLTIDLNKLELSIISNQQVENNKTKLQYQNIERDSSIFNENADLNLFKNVINHYNYFEPSDFLKHIRKEKLSVEDKEAIILLTYDKTLNNAIVNVILDFVLFKNLGRLNIKYLKCIKETVLGINIKNEYEMIKFFQNKKMNQKQLVFNNDDNTNTFKNTDFVEVKFGDL, from the coding sequence ATGGATATAGTAATTAAAAAAAATTGTAATTTTATTAAAAATGAAAATTATTTATATTCTTTTTATACACCTTTAATTGGTATACAAGCAACTGCTATGTATTCTTGATTTGTCAATAGAGAAAACATTTTTAATAAAAAAGGCATAATCAATTTAACGCGCGAATATTTGTTAAATGAGCTTAACATTTCAATTAATACATACAACAATTTAATTACTAAATTAGTTAATGTAGACTTAATTAAAATTTATTGTATTGAAAACAATCAACAACAAATAATTGAAGTTTTTCGCCCATTAAACTTTAATGAATTTTCAAATATTGAAAAATTTAACGAAGAGTTAAAAAATAATGTTTCAAATGATCATTATAAAATTTTAAATTTATTAAACAAAGAAAATAGTATTAACAATAATCGTTTAATCGATTTATCAACTCAATTCAAAACAAATTATTCAAATAGTTTTGAAAATAAATTAGATAAAATTAAAAAAATTATTTTAGATGAATATCAATTATCTCTTCAAATTAATGAATCAGTAAAATTAAGCATTTTAAATTTTTTTAAAAAATATAAATTTAGTGTTAATGAAATGGCCAATTTAATTAAAAATAATTTAATTAATAATATTGATTTTTTAACAATTGATTTAAACAAATTAGAATTATCAATTATTTCTAATCAACAAGTTGAAAATAATAAAACAAAATTACAATATCAAAATATTGAACGTGATTCTAGTATTTTTAATGAAAATGCTGATTTAAACTTATTTAAAAATGTAATTAACCATTATAATTATTTTGAGCCTTCTGATTTTTTAAAACACATCCGTAAGGAAAAATTGAGTGTTGAAGACAAAGAAGCTATTATTTTATTAACATATGATAAAACATTAAATAATGCAATCGTTAATGTCATTTTAGATTTTGTTTTGTTTAAAAATTTAGGCCGTTTAAATATAAAATATTTAAAATGCATTAAAGAAACTGTGCTTGGAATTAATATTAAAAACGAATATGAAATGATTAAATTTTTTCAAAATAAAAAAATGAATCAAAAACAATTAGTTTTTAATAATGATGATAACACTAACACATTTAAAAATACCGATTTTGTTGAGGTTAAATTTGGGGATTTATAA